One genomic region from Conexibacter woesei DSM 14684 encodes:
- a CDS encoding uracil-DNA glycosylase, whose protein sequence is MSTAAERRERLKEVWREASTCTLCALSETRQTVVFGAGNADADLMFVGEAPGANEDRGGLPFIGQAGRLLDKLLQEVGLERADVFIANVLKCRPPGNRDPRPTEIATCRDYLHRQVELIEPKVICTLGNFSTKLLRDDPTGISRVHGQPEVHVLGRRAVRIFPIFHPAAALYTPSMLDTLRADFAQLPGLLALDPPEQPAAEVFEPVPEAEPDEPDGAPEEVASEEVAPVDPQAPEDAAASEVAPVDDRQLGLF, encoded by the coding sequence ATGAGCACTGCCGCCGAGCGCCGTGAACGGCTCAAAGAGGTTTGGAGAGAGGCGAGCACCTGCACGCTGTGCGCGCTGTCCGAGACGCGTCAGACGGTCGTCTTCGGCGCCGGAAACGCCGATGCGGACCTGATGTTCGTCGGCGAGGCGCCCGGCGCGAACGAGGATCGCGGCGGTCTCCCATTCATCGGGCAGGCGGGCAGACTGCTCGACAAGCTGCTGCAGGAGGTCGGCCTCGAACGCGCGGACGTCTTCATCGCCAACGTGCTCAAGTGCCGCCCGCCAGGCAACCGGGACCCGCGCCCCACCGAGATCGCGACCTGCCGTGACTACCTCCATCGGCAGGTCGAGCTGATCGAGCCGAAGGTGATCTGCACGCTCGGCAACTTCTCGACCAAGCTGCTGCGCGACGACCCGACTGGCATCTCGCGGGTCCACGGCCAGCCGGAGGTCCACGTGCTCGGCCGTCGCGCCGTGCGGATCTTCCCGATCTTCCATCCGGCCGCCGCGCTCTACACGCCCAGCATGCTCGACACGCTGCGCGCCGACTTCGCACAGCTGCCGGGGCTGCTCGCGCTCGATCCGCCGGAGCAGCCGGCGGCAGAGGTGTTCGAGCCGGTCCCCGAAGCGGAACCGGACGAGCCGGACGGCGCGCCGGAGGAGGTCGCTTCGGAGGAGGTCGCGCCGGTCGATCCGCAGGCGCCCGAGGATGCGGCGGCGAGCGAGGTCGCGCCAGTAGACGATCGGCAACTCGGCCTGTTCTGA
- a CDS encoding ATP-binding protein yields the protein MATIGTRLAERDRRRFVGRGAELAFLQRCLDGQADASVVLIHGPGGIGKSTLLRELARRAGATGRRAHFVEGRELAPAPRALDAALAGAREDAQPLVLIDTYEQMTALDGYLRGSVVPALPERALVVIAGREAPGRGWLEGGWESVAVQLELSGLSVEEAQELLALQGVHDERQARELVRWAQGSPLALALAGDDALGARGADASSARPDDVERPELVRALIRRLAETEIDGPHLGPLAVAAIARATTIDLLRDVLPDTDAVQGYMWLRARSFTEPLGEGIALHELVRKALRADLRRRDRERERDLRRRIADHLYARARAGQQLLSIDLAHLVENEAIRWGFSWEGAGEHRIDEVRDGDAEEVRRLLGERHVPERWPLAAPYFAAAPERIAIVRDLSDRIRGFELSVTLANAPAVSAEDPLLGPWLEHARRTAPDGDAVLWQVAVDFTADPRARVQAMLGMSGILRSGLQNPRYAYLPIDPRLPQALAFARAAGARRVPELDIELRGHATECHVIDYGADGLLGAQRALIYAELGLTSPQGGAVAAEPAAAAGASAAGTVAAAGPAAPAGAVGVEEVREALRNLGVPHKLADSPLATGSTLEERAASVRAVLESAAARAFGDTPNEQLLRRVLVRGYLDAAASHEQAADELALSRAAYFRRLKAAAERVAALVAEQPPR from the coding sequence ATGGCGACGATCGGGACGCGGCTCGCGGAGCGGGACCGCCGCAGATTCGTCGGGCGTGGCGCAGAGCTGGCGTTCCTCCAGCGCTGCCTCGACGGCCAGGCCGACGCGTCCGTCGTGCTGATCCACGGTCCGGGCGGGATCGGCAAGTCGACGCTGCTGCGCGAGCTGGCGCGCCGCGCCGGGGCGACGGGACGCCGCGCCCACTTCGTCGAGGGTCGCGAGCTGGCGCCGGCGCCGCGTGCGCTGGACGCGGCACTCGCGGGCGCGCGCGAGGACGCCCAGCCGCTCGTCCTGATCGACACCTACGAGCAGATGACCGCGCTCGACGGATACCTGCGTGGCAGCGTCGTGCCGGCGCTCCCGGAGCGGGCGCTCGTCGTGATCGCGGGCCGCGAGGCGCCCGGCCGCGGCTGGCTGGAGGGCGGCTGGGAGAGCGTCGCGGTCCAGCTCGAGCTGAGCGGGCTGTCGGTCGAGGAGGCGCAGGAGCTGCTGGCGCTCCAGGGCGTCCACGACGAGCGCCAGGCGCGCGAGCTGGTGCGCTGGGCACAGGGCTCGCCGTTGGCGCTCGCGCTGGCCGGGGACGACGCGCTCGGCGCGCGCGGCGCCGACGCGTCGTCCGCGCGCCCCGACGACGTCGAACGGCCCGAGCTGGTGCGGGCGCTGATCCGCCGGCTGGCGGAGACCGAGATCGACGGCCCGCACCTCGGCCCGCTCGCCGTCGCCGCGATCGCGCGCGCGACGACGATCGACCTGCTGCGCGACGTGCTGCCGGACACGGACGCGGTGCAGGGCTACATGTGGCTGCGCGCGCGCAGCTTCACCGAGCCGCTGGGGGAGGGGATCGCGCTCCACGAGCTGGTCCGCAAGGCGCTGCGCGCCGACCTGCGGCGACGCGACCGCGAGCGCGAGCGCGACCTGCGGCGCCGCATCGCCGATCACCTCTACGCGCGGGCGCGCGCCGGCCAGCAGCTGCTGTCGATCGACCTCGCCCATCTCGTCGAGAACGAGGCGATCCGCTGGGGCTTCTCGTGGGAGGGCGCCGGCGAGCACCGCATCGACGAGGTGCGCGACGGCGACGCCGAGGAGGTCCGGCGGCTGCTCGGCGAGCGCCATGTCCCCGAACGCTGGCCGCTCGCCGCGCCGTACTTCGCGGCGGCGCCGGAGCGGATCGCGATCGTGCGCGACCTGTCGGACCGGATCCGCGGCTTCGAGCTGTCGGTGACGCTCGCGAACGCGCCGGCGGTGTCAGCCGAGGATCCGCTGCTCGGGCCGTGGCTGGAGCATGCCCGTCGCACGGCGCCGGACGGCGACGCCGTCCTGTGGCAGGTCGCGGTCGACTTCACCGCCGATCCGCGCGCCCGCGTGCAGGCGATGCTCGGGATGTCGGGGATCCTGCGCTCGGGCCTGCAGAACCCGCGCTACGCCTACCTGCCGATCGACCCGCGGCTGCCGCAGGCGCTCGCGTTCGCGCGGGCGGCCGGCGCGCGGCGCGTGCCCGAGCTGGACATCGAGCTGCGCGGCCATGCCACGGAGTGCCACGTGATCGACTACGGCGCGGACGGTCTGCTCGGGGCGCAGCGGGCGCTGATCTACGCGGAGCTGGGCCTGACGTCGCCGCAGGGCGGCGCCGTGGCGGCTGAGCCCGCCGCGGCGGCCGGCGCGTCGGCTGCTGGGACCGTCGCGGCGGCCGGCCCGGCTGCTCCGGCCGGCGCGGTCGGCGTCGAGGAGGTGCGGGAGGCGCTGCGCAATCTCGGCGTCCCGCACAAGCTCGCCGACAGTCCGCTGGCGACCGGGTCGACGCTGGAGGAGCGGGCGGCGTCGGTGCGGGCGGTGCTGGAGAGCGCCGCCGCGCGGGCGTTCGGCGACACGCCGAACGAGCAGCTGCTGAGACGGGTGCTCGTGCGCGGGTACCTCGACGCGGCGGCGAGCCACGAGCAGGCGGCCGACGAGCTGGCGCTCAGCCGCGCGGCATACTTCCGGCGGCTGAAGGCGGCCGCCGAGCGTGTCGCCGCGCTCGTGGCCGAGCAACCGCCTCGGTAG
- the tsaE gene encoding tRNA (adenosine(37)-N6)-threonylcarbamoyltransferase complex ATPase subunit type 1 TsaE translates to MSARREPLPAGVHRTAGAEETEALAARVAAALEPGDVVLLSGELGAGKTTFVRGAARALGVTGAVTSPTFTIGRRYEGRVGVSHLDLYRLGDLEEEDPALLSDYLAPERIAFVEWPEIAESALADAGVAVAARVRLEHRGGDAREITVE, encoded by the coding sequence GTGAGCGCGCGGCGCGAGCCGCTGCCGGCCGGGGTCCACCGGACCGCCGGCGCTGAGGAGACGGAGGCGCTCGCGGCGCGTGTCGCGGCGGCGCTGGAGCCGGGCGACGTCGTGCTGCTGTCGGGCGAGCTGGGCGCGGGCAAGACGACGTTCGTGCGCGGGGCCGCGCGGGCGCTCGGCGTGACCGGCGCCGTCACGAGCCCGACGTTCACGATCGGTCGGCGGTACGAGGGGCGCGTCGGCGTCTCGCACCTCGACCTCTACCGTCTCGGCGACCTCGAGGAGGAGGACCCGGCGCTGCTGTCGGACTACCTCGCTCCCGAGCGGATCGCGTTCGTCGAATGGCCCGAGATCGCCGAGTCGGCGCTGGCGGACGCGGGCGTCGCGGTCGCCGCGCGCGTGCGCCTGGAGCATCGCGGCGGCGACGCGCGCGAGATCACCGTCGAGTAG
- a CDS encoding CAP domain-containing protein: MTTTLLGLTLAFALALLMAAQPAAGADAARSAAPAAAKATRWAAPPAAAAKAARSAPLAAGAPAAVVSRAKRRGAVKRCSPAGIRALGGTSRVERRVRCLINQRRARSRLPPLRYDRCLDRAAERHARDMVRRHYFAHSSRGGRGIAERVRAAGYLRRAARWRVGENLAWGAGASASAQTTVRSWLRSRPHRANVLSRGFRDVGVAVVRGAPVRRGARGRGARRAPATYVVEFGARDHGRCGAAARRRPGSLSQEDTNPGRPPVNDRRRGAPTRAPTRR, encoded by the coding sequence ATGACGACGACGCTGCTCGGCCTGACGCTCGCGTTCGCGCTGGCGCTGCTGATGGCCGCGCAGCCCGCGGCCGGGGCCGACGCCGCGCGCTCGGCCGCACCGGCCGCCGCCAAAGCGACGCGCTGGGCCGCACCGCCGGCCGCCGCTGCCAAAGCCGCGCGCTCGGCCCCGCTGGCCGCCGGCGCACCGGCCGCCGTCGTGTCGAGGGCGAAGCGACGCGGAGCCGTCAAGCGCTGCAGCCCGGCCGGGATCCGCGCGCTCGGCGGGACCTCGCGCGTCGAGCGCAGGGTGCGCTGCCTGATCAACCAGCGCCGCGCGCGCTCTCGCCTTCCGCCGCTGCGCTACGACCGCTGCCTCGACCGCGCCGCCGAGCGCCACGCGCGCGACATGGTCCGCCGCCACTACTTCGCCCACAGCTCACGCGGCGGCCGCGGCATCGCGGAGCGCGTCCGCGCGGCCGGCTATCTGCGGCGCGCCGCGCGCTGGCGCGTCGGCGAGAACCTCGCGTGGGGCGCGGGGGCGTCGGCGAGCGCCCAGACGACGGTGCGCTCGTGGCTGCGCAGCCGGCCGCACCGCGCGAACGTCCTCTCCCGCGGCTTCCGCGACGTCGGCGTGGCGGTCGTGCGCGGCGCGCCCGTCAGACGCGGTGCGCGCGGGCGGGGCGCGCGACGCGCTCCCGCCACCTACGTCGTCGAGTTCGGCGCCCGCGACCACGGTCGCTGCGGCGCGGCCGCACGGCGTCGTCCTGGATCGCTGTCGCAGGAGGACACGAATCCAGGACGACCGCCGGTGAACGACCGGCGGCGGGGCGCTCCTACTCGCGCTCCTACTCGACGGTGA
- the tsaB gene encoding tRNA (adenosine(37)-N6)-threonylcarbamoyltransferase complex dimerization subunit type 1 TsaB, producing the protein MRILAFDTATPATTVALALPDGRTLSRRHDPGPGERPGHQALLLSFAVELLDEAGTDFAALDRLAVGLGPGTFTGLRIGVATARALAQAHDLPLVGVSTLHSLAAGAAGAAPTRQTVLAVLDARRGEAFAAAWPRADAADPAATPLLAPAALTPDVLSDAVAALPAAPLGVGDGALRFREQLEAAGVDVPADGSPLHRVDAVVHCKLGAALEPVAWDAVLPTYLRLPDAELALRRRESERDPST; encoded by the coding sequence ATGCGCATCCTCGCGTTCGACACCGCGACGCCGGCCACGACGGTCGCGCTCGCGCTGCCGGACGGCCGCACGCTCAGCCGCCGGCACGACCCCGGCCCCGGGGAGCGGCCCGGCCACCAGGCGCTGCTGCTGTCGTTCGCCGTCGAGCTGCTCGACGAGGCGGGGACCGACTTCGCCGCGCTCGACCGGCTCGCCGTCGGCCTCGGCCCCGGCACGTTCACCGGCCTGCGGATCGGCGTCGCGACCGCTCGCGCACTCGCGCAGGCGCACGACCTCCCGCTCGTCGGCGTCTCCACGCTCCACTCGCTCGCGGCTGGCGCGGCCGGCGCGGCGCCGACCCGCCAAACGGTCCTCGCCGTCCTCGACGCGCGGCGCGGCGAGGCGTTCGCGGCCGCCTGGCCGCGGGCGGACGCCGCAGACCCCGCCGCGACGCCGCTGCTGGCGCCCGCGGCGCTCACGCCGGACGTGCTCTCCGACGCCGTCGCGGCGCTCCCGGCGGCGCCGCTGGGCGTCGGCGACGGGGCGCTAAGGTTTCGGGAGCAACTGGAAGCGGCCGGGGTCGACGTCCCGGCGGACGGCTCCCCGCTGCACCGGGTCGACGCGGTCGTGCACTGCAAGCTCGGAGCGGCGCTGGAACCGGTCGCGTGGGACGCGGTGCTCCCGACCTACCTGCGTCTTCCCGACGCCGAGCTGGCGCTTCGCCGGCGTGAGAGCGAGCGGGACCCATCCACGTGA
- the rimI gene encoding ribosomal protein S18-alanine N-acetyltransferase: MTATSTPLKIRRLTYADLPQVIALERRAFPTPWSLAMFVLELSKSTGICLAALRDGELLGHLICSRYDTVWHIMNIAVDPDARRQGVASAMLEQLVERIGGNSGGGAQVTLEVRPSNDGAIALYERFGFLSAGRRRRYYQDNGEDALVMWRTPATLAGRLDDIPNVAS; the protein is encoded by the coding sequence GTGACCGCAACGTCGACTCCGCTGAAGATCCGCCGCCTCACCTACGCGGACCTGCCGCAGGTGATCGCGCTCGAACGACGCGCGTTTCCGACGCCGTGGTCGCTGGCGATGTTCGTGCTGGAGCTGTCGAAGTCGACCGGCATCTGCCTCGCCGCGCTGCGCGACGGCGAGCTGCTCGGCCACCTGATCTGCTCGCGCTACGACACCGTCTGGCACATCATGAACATCGCCGTCGACCCCGACGCCCGCCGTCAGGGCGTCGCCTCGGCGATGCTGGAGCAGCTGGTCGAGCGCATCGGCGGCAACAGCGGCGGTGGCGCGCAGGTGACGCTGGAGGTCCGGCCCTCCAACGACGGCGCGATCGCCCTCTACGAGCGCTTCGGCTTCCTCTCCGCCGGCCGCCGGCGGCGCTACTACCAGGACAACGGTGAGGACGCGCTCGTGATGTGGCGCACCCCCGCGACGCTCGCCGGCCGCCTCGACGACATCCCGAACGTCGCCTCGTGA
- the tsaD gene encoding tRNA (adenosine(37)-N6)-threonylcarbamoyltransferase complex transferase subunit TsaD: MSILAIETSCDDTCAAVVSRDGEVLANVISSQGVHDRYGGVVPEIASRHHLELTGAVVDDALQQAGTTLAQLDAVAVTQGPGLVGALLVGVATAKSLAAAHGLPLIPVDHLHGHVAASFLQPGPIEPPFLILIASGGHTLLAHVKDHGPNWEVLGSTRDDAAGEAFDKGARLLGLGYPGGPALQKLAEEGDATAFRFPVAAQVPGLDFSFSGLKTALLYKVRELGEEEAARRRADLAASFQRAIVETLARRVERAREQTGIERLAIGGGVAANGPLRERMRALAPDLHVPPRELCTDNAAMIASAARFLDPLPYPSYLRLDAYATGERGL, from the coding sequence GTGAGCATCCTCGCGATCGAGACGAGCTGCGACGACACCTGCGCAGCGGTCGTCAGCCGCGACGGCGAGGTGCTGGCGAACGTCATCTCCTCCCAGGGCGTCCACGACCGCTACGGCGGCGTCGTGCCCGAGATCGCCTCGCGCCACCACCTGGAGCTGACCGGCGCCGTCGTCGACGACGCGCTGCAGCAGGCTGGCACGACGCTCGCGCAGCTCGACGCGGTCGCCGTCACGCAGGGGCCGGGCCTCGTCGGCGCGCTGCTCGTCGGCGTGGCGACCGCCAAGTCGCTCGCCGCCGCTCACGGCCTCCCGCTGATCCCGGTCGACCACCTCCACGGCCACGTCGCCGCGTCGTTCCTGCAGCCAGGGCCGATCGAGCCGCCGTTCCTGATCCTGATCGCGTCCGGCGGCCACACGCTGCTCGCGCACGTGAAGGACCATGGGCCGAACTGGGAGGTGCTCGGCTCCACCCGCGACGACGCCGCCGGCGAGGCGTTCGACAAGGGGGCGCGGCTGCTCGGACTCGGCTACCCGGGCGGGCCGGCGTTGCAGAAGCTCGCGGAGGAGGGCGACGCGACCGCGTTCAGATTCCCCGTCGCGGCGCAGGTGCCGGGGCTCGACTTCTCCTTCTCGGGCCTCAAGACCGCGCTCCTGTACAAGGTCCGCGAGCTGGGGGAGGAGGAGGCCGCACGCCGTCGCGCCGACCTCGCCGCGTCCTTCCAGCGCGCAATCGTCGAGACGCTGGCGCGGCGGGTCGAGCGCGCCCGCGAGCAGACCGGGATCGAGCGGCTCGCTATCGGCGGCGGCGTCGCGGCGAACGGGCCGCTGCGCGAGCGCATGCGCGCGCTCGCGCCCGACCTGCACGTCCCGCCGCGCGAGCTGTGCACCGACAACGCCGCGATGATCGCCTCCGCCGCCCGCTTCCTCGACCCGCTGCCGTACCCGAGCTACCTGCGGCTCGACGCGTACGCGACCGGCGAGCGCGGCCTGTGA
- a CDS encoding glutaredoxin family protein — translation MSANVVLYGRPGCHLCDDARALLVRVRAELPFALEERDIEQNDALHRAYLERIPVVAIDGEEVFEFFVDEDELRRRLSG, via the coding sequence GTGAGCGCGAACGTCGTCCTCTACGGCCGCCCCGGCTGCCACCTCTGCGACGACGCGCGCGCGCTGCTCGTGCGCGTCCGCGCCGAGCTGCCGTTCGCGCTGGAGGAGCGCGACATCGAGCAGAACGACGCGCTCCACCGCGCCTACCTCGAACGCATTCCGGTCGTCGCGATCGACGGCGAGGAGGTCTTCGAGTTCTTCGTCGACGAGGACGAGCTGCGGCGCCGGCTGTCCGGCTGA
- a CDS encoding redox-sensing transcriptional repressor Rex, translating into MSSMIENDAETPFGKVGDKLTLGVAARLSRYLQVLTQAKKMGKETISSQELSDYTHVNSTQIRRDLSGFGKFGKRGVGYNVDSLVSQIRKILRTSGQHNIALFGAGHLGRAIASSDIFADHGFRVVAIFDNDPQKLGETVGAHQVRQIGGELRQIVDEEDIVVAVLAVPTAAAQPLADELVAAGVKIIFNYSEALLQVPPEVTVHTSSPAVDLLYALYFYLT; encoded by the coding sequence ATGAGCTCCATGATCGAGAACGACGCCGAGACCCCGTTCGGGAAGGTCGGGGACAAGCTGACGCTCGGCGTCGCGGCTCGACTGTCACGCTACCTGCAGGTCCTGACGCAGGCGAAGAAGATGGGCAAGGAGACGATCTCCTCACAGGAGCTCTCCGACTACACGCACGTCAACTCGACGCAGATCCGGCGCGATCTGTCGGGCTTCGGCAAGTTCGGCAAGCGCGGCGTCGGCTACAACGTCGACTCGCTCGTCTCGCAGATCCGCAAGATCCTGCGCACGTCCGGCCAGCACAACATCGCGCTGTTCGGCGCCGGCCACCTCGGCCGCGCGATCGCCAGCTCCGACATCTTCGCCGACCACGGCTTCCGCGTCGTCGCGATCTTCGACAACGACCCGCAGAAGCTCGGCGAGACGGTCGGCGCGCACCAGGTCCGCCAGATCGGCGGCGAGCTGAGACAGATAGTCGACGAGGAGGACATCGTCGTCGCGGTGCTCGCGGTCCCGACGGCTGCGGCGCAGCCGCTCGCCGACGAGCTGGTCGCCGCCGGGGTGAAGATCATCTTCAACTACTCCGAGGCGCTGCTGCAGGTCCCGCCCGAGGTCACGGTGCACACCTCGAGCCCGGCAGTCGATCTGCTCTACGCGCTGTACTTCTACCTCACCTAG
- a CDS encoding carboxylate-amine ligase translates to MDFDNAVTAFEDSTDFTVGLEEEFAVLDPGTRALTPRFEELRDAAQADPVLAESIAGELISSEIEIRSGKGVDVADAAIRQRDHRRRLFALAQERGIALGATGTHPFSDYREQRIIDTEHYHRVEDGLKYVAWRNNTFSLHVHVGVQGADRAVQVCDRLRPVLPLLLAISANSPYVDGRDSGLHTVRTQTFTKSFPRCGVPDAFGSWQAFRSYLEFLVATNSIVEYTQVWWSVRPHLSFGTVEVRICDAQSTAGESDGLAALIVACVAQAARDVEDGVPFADPPARLIEENMWRAIRRGLDGPLIDLERAVEFPGQAALERLLAWTAPVRAELGIDVALPELNGAQRQRRMIDAGAGIEEVYAATVRETRETYAQEVIV, encoded by the coding sequence ATGGACTTCGACAACGCCGTCACGGCCTTCGAGGACTCGACCGACTTCACCGTCGGCCTCGAGGAGGAGTTCGCCGTCCTCGACCCCGGCACGCGCGCGCTGACGCCGCGCTTCGAGGAGCTGCGCGACGCCGCGCAGGCCGATCCCGTGCTGGCGGAGTCGATCGCGGGCGAGCTGATCTCGTCCGAGATCGAGATCCGCTCCGGCAAGGGCGTCGACGTCGCCGACGCGGCCATCAGACAGCGCGACCACCGCCGCCGCCTGTTCGCGCTCGCGCAGGAGCGCGGGATCGCGCTCGGCGCGACCGGGACGCACCCGTTCTCGGACTACCGCGAGCAGCGGATCATCGACACCGAGCACTACCACCGCGTCGAGGACGGCCTCAAGTACGTCGCATGGCGCAACAACACGTTCTCGCTGCACGTCCACGTCGGTGTGCAGGGCGCCGACCGCGCCGTCCAGGTCTGCGATCGGCTGCGCCCAGTGCTGCCGCTGCTGCTGGCGATCTCCGCCAACTCGCCGTACGTCGACGGGCGCGACTCTGGGCTCCACACCGTGCGCACGCAGACGTTCACGAAGTCGTTCCCGCGCTGCGGCGTGCCGGACGCGTTCGGCTCGTGGCAGGCGTTTCGCTCCTACCTCGAGTTCCTCGTCGCGACGAACTCGATCGTCGAGTACACGCAGGTCTGGTGGTCGGTCCGCCCGCACCTCTCGTTCGGCACCGTCGAGGTCCGCATCTGCGACGCGCAGTCGACCGCCGGCGAGTCCGACGGCCTCGCGGCGCTGATCGTCGCCTGCGTCGCGCAGGCCGCGCGCGACGTCGAGGACGGCGTCCCGTTCGCCGACCCGCCGGCGCGCCTGATCGAGGAGAACATGTGGCGGGCGATCCGCCGCGGGCTCGACGGGCCGCTGATCGACCTCGAGCGCGCGGTCGAGTTCCCCGGTCAGGCCGCGCTGGAGCGGCTGCTCGCGTGGACGGCGCCGGTGCGCGCCGAGCTCGGGATCGACGTCGCGCTGCCCGAGCTGAACGGCGCCCAGCGCCAGCGTCGCATGATCGACGCCGGAGCGGGCATCGAAGAGGTCTACGCCGCTACCGTCCGCGAGACCCGCGAGACGTACGCCCAGGAGGTGATCGTGTGA
- a CDS encoding sodium-translocating pyrophosphatase yields MSSFLTDHGVLVALVCAACALVYGAVTVRSLLALSPGNERMRSISAAVQEGARAYLNRQYSTIAAVGLLLFVALIFIQDIWVAIGFAIGGLSSAAAGYIGMNVSVRANARVAEAAREGVPTALRVAFRGGAVTGMLVVGLALAGVAAYYGILTSWVDQTPKEAVDALIGLGFGGSLISVFARLGGGIFTKGADVGADLVGKIEAGIPEDDPRNPAVIADNVGDNVGDCAGMAADLFETYAVTAVAVMLLGVLTFQESSAVALYPLVLGAVSIIASIVGTYFVRSASGNVEGALYKGLIVSALIAAVAFYPITSWMMDDVTLRGVTSPGDAPGVSDFYLCSLIGLAIVGLLFVITDYYTSTRFAPVKSTARASETGHATNIIQGLAQGFQSTAAPALVIALGILWANDLAGIYGIGVAVMAMLSLTGLIVALDAFGPITDNAGGIAEMADLPEDVRNVTDPLDAVGNTTKAVTKGFAIGSAALAALVLFRAFEYELNIELIKDGEDPVAFVLGDPPVLIGLLIGGMMVYLFAALSMEAVGRAGGAVVEEVRRQFRERPGIMDGSQQPDYATCVDIVTRSAQREMIIPSLIPIVVTLVVGLLSVEALGGLLIGVIVVGLFMAISMTSGGGAWDNAKKLIEDGAFGGKGSEAHAASITGDTVGDPYKDTAGPAINPMIKVANIVAILIIPLIV; encoded by the coding sequence TTGTCCAGCTTCCTGACCGACCACGGCGTCCTCGTCGCACTTGTGTGCGCCGCCTGTGCGCTGGTCTACGGCGCCGTAACCGTGAGATCGCTGCTCGCCCTCTCGCCCGGAAACGAGAGAATGCGGTCGATCTCCGCGGCGGTGCAGGAGGGCGCCCGCGCCTACCTCAACCGGCAGTACTCGACGATCGCCGCCGTCGGCCTGCTGCTCTTCGTCGCGCTCATATTCATCCAGGACATCTGGGTCGCCATAGGCTTCGCGATCGGCGGCCTGTCCTCGGCGGCGGCCGGCTACATCGGCATGAACGTCTCGGTGCGGGCGAACGCGCGCGTCGCCGAGGCGGCCCGCGAGGGGGTGCCGACCGCGCTGCGCGTCGCGTTCCGCGGCGGCGCCGTCACCGGCATGCTCGTCGTCGGCCTCGCATTGGCGGGCGTCGCCGCGTACTACGGGATCCTCACCTCCTGGGTCGACCAGACGCCGAAGGAGGCGGTCGACGCGCTGATCGGCCTCGGCTTCGGCGGCTCGCTGATCTCCGTCTTCGCCCGCCTCGGCGGCGGCATCTTCACGAAGGGCGCCGACGTCGGCGCCGACCTCGTCGGCAAGATCGAGGCGGGCATCCCGGAGGACGACCCGCGCAACCCGGCGGTGATCGCGGACAACGTCGGCGACAACGTCGGCGACTGCGCCGGCATGGCAGCCGACCTGTTCGAAACGTACGCCGTGACCGCGGTCGCGGTGATGCTGCTCGGCGTGCTGACGTTCCAGGAGTCGAGCGCGGTCGCGCTCTACCCGCTCGTGCTCGGCGCCGTCTCGATCATCGCGTCGATCGTCGGCACCTACTTCGTCCGCTCGGCGTCGGGCAACGTCGAGGGCGCGCTCTACAAGGGCCTGATCGTCTCCGCCCTGATCGCCGCGGTCGCCTTCTACCCGATCACGAGCTGGATGATGGACGACGTCACGCTGCGCGGTGTCACGAGCCCCGGCGACGCGCCGGGCGTCAGCGACTTCTACCTTTGCTCGCTGATCGGCCTCGCGATCGTCGGACTGCTGTTCGTGATCACCGACTACTACACCTCGACGCGCTTCGCGCCCGTCAAGTCGACGGCGAGAGCGTCGGAGACCGGCCACGCGACGAACATCATCCAGGGGCTCGCCCAGGGCTTCCAGTCGACGGCCGCGCCGGCGCTCGTGATCGCTCTCGGGATCCTGTGGGCGAACGACCTCGCCGGCATCTACGGGATCGGCGTCGCGGTGATGGCGATGCTGTCGCTGACCGGCCTGATCGTCGCGCTCGACGCCTTCGGCCCGATCACCGACAACGCCGGCGGCATCGCCGAGATGGCCGACCTGCCCGAGGACGTGCGCAACGTGACCGACCCGCTCGACGCGGTCGGCAACACGACGAAGGCGGTCACGAAGGGCTTCGCGATCGGCTCGGCGGCGCTCGCGGCGCTCGTGCTCTTCCGTGCTTTCGAGTACGAGCTGAACATCGAGCTGATCAAGGACGGGGAGGACCCGGTCGCGTTCGTGCTCGGTGATCCGCCCGTGCTGATCGGGCTCCTGATCGGCGGCATGATGGTCTACCTGTTCGCCGCGCTCTCGATGGAGGCGGTCGGCCGCGCCGGCGGCGCGGTCGTCGAGGAGGTCCGCCGCCAGTTCCGCGAGCGGCCCGGGATCATGGACGGCTCGCAGCAGCCCGACTACGCGACCTGTGTCGACATCGTGACGAGATCGGCGCAGCGGGAGATGATCATCCCGTCGCTGATCCCGATCGTCGTGACGCTCGTCGTCGGCCTGCTGTCGGTCGAGGCGCTCGGCGGGCTGCTGATCGGCGTGATCGTGGTCGGCCTCTTCATGGCGATCTCGATGACGTCGGGCGGCGGTGCGTGGGACAACGCGAAGAAGCTGATCGAGGACGGCGCGTTCGGCGGCAAGGGCTCGGAGGCGCACGCCGCCTCGATCACCGGCGACACCGTCGGCGATCCCTACAAGGACACGGCGGGACCGGCGATCAACCCGATGATCAAGGTCGCCAACATCGTCGCGATCCTGATCATTCCGTTGATCGTGTGA